The Chrysiogenia bacterium genome includes the window CGTGGCCAAACGCTACGACCGACTGGCCCACGCACTCTTCAATGTCTTTCCCGCCCCGCTGCTGCGTGCCGAGTTCGTGCACGGGAAGGAAGGCTGGGAGATGCGGCGCATCGGCGTCATCTCCGAGAACGAGATTCCAGATACGCATCACGACTTTTTGAACGAGGCGGCCGACCGCTACTTCCGCCGGCAGCCGCGCCCGAAAAAGCAGCAGGGCGCGCGCTACGATCTGGCAATCCTTTATGATCCCGAAGAAGACCCGCCGACCTCCGACCTGCGCGCGCTCAAGGCCTTCATCAAGGCCGGTGCAAAGCTGGGGCTGGCCGCCGAGCTCATCACGAAGGACGATTACGGCTCCCTTGCGGAGTTCGACGCGCTCTTTATCCGTGAGACCACTAGCGTGAAGAACCACACCTTCCGCTTCTCCCGGCGCGCCACGGCCGAGGGACTTGTCGTGATCGACGATCCCGAGTCGATCCTCAAGTGTATGAACAAGGTCTACCTGGCCGAACTCATGCAGCGCCACAAGATCCGCACCCCCAAGACCATGGTCGTCCACTGGGACAACGCCGAGCGCGTGCTTGAGGAGATGGGCCTTCCCTGCGTGCTCAAGCAGCCCGACAGTGCGTTCTCCCAGGGCGTCGTCAAGGCGAAGACGCCCGAGGAACTCAAACACGAAATCGAACGCCTGCTCGATTCCTCGGAACTCATCATCGCCCAGGAATTCCTGCCCACCGACTTCGACTGGCGCATCGGCGTTCTCGATCAAAAACCGCTCTATGCCTGCAAGTATTTCATGGCGCGCAGTCACTGGCAGATTTACAACCATGAGAAGAAGGGCGCCGCTTTTTCCGGCGAAGCGACCACCCTTGCCATCGAAGACGTTCCCGCAAAAGTGGTCGATACCGCCGTGAAGGCCGCCAACCTGATCGGCGACGGGCTCTACGGCGTGGACCTCAAGGAAGTGGGCGGCAAGGTCTACGTCATCGAGGTCAACGACAACCCCAGCATCGAACACAACATCGAAGATGAAGTGATCGGCGAAGAGCTTTACCTGCGCATCATGCAATCCTTCCTTGAGCGCATCGAAAAGAAGCGAGGTCGTACCCAGTCGTGAGCGAGACTCCCGAAACTCCCCTTCACCTGTTTGAAGGCTATGGCATCGAGATCGAGTGGATGATCGTCGACCGTCAGGATCTCAATGTCCGCCCGGTCACCGATTCGGTCCTGCGCAAGATCGCCGGAGAATTCGTCAACGAAGTCGAACGCGGCCCCATCTGCTGGTCCAACGAGCTGGCCCTTCACGTCATCGAGGTGAAGTCCAACGGCCCCGCGCCCGAGCTGGGCGCGCTTGCCGCGCAGTTCCAGCAGGGCGCCCGCGACATCAACGAAATCCTCGAATCCATGGACGCCATGTTGCTGCCCACCGGTGCGCACCCGTGGATGGATCCCGTGCGCGAGCTGCGGCTGTGGCCCCACGAATACAATCCGATCTACGAGGCCTACAATCACATCTTCCACTGCCAGGGCCACGGGTGGGCGAATCTGCAGAGCATGCACGTCAACCTGCCCTTCAGCGGCGATGCCGAGTTTGCGCGCCTGCACGCGGCAATCCGCCTGGCGCTGCCGATCCTCCCGGCGCTGAGCGCCAGCACGCCCTTCCTCGATGGGAAGCGCTCGCCCTATTTCGACGCGCGCCTGGACGCCTACCGCCACCACATGGACGCGGTGCCCTCGCTCATCGGACAGGTGGTGCCGGAGCCCGTCTACTCGCGCGAGGCCTACGAGCGCGAGATTCTGGGTCGCATCTACAAGGACCTCGAGCCCCACGATCCCGAAAAAGTGCTCATGGAAGAGTGGGCCAACGCCCGCGGCGCCATCGCGCGCTTTGATCGCATGGCCATCGAGATCCGCGTGCTCGACACCCAGGAGTGCCCGCAGGCCGATCTGGCCATCGCTGCGGCGGCCTCGTCACTGGTGCGCACCCTGTGCGAGGGGCGTCTTGCCGACCAGGCCGAACAAAGGGCCTTCCCAACGGGTGATCTTGCTGATATTTTCACTCAGACACTCACCCATGCGGGCGACGCAATCATCGACGACCGCGACTACCTCGAACTGCTCGGCTGCACGGAGAAGTCCATCACCGCGCGCGAACTCTGGCGCGGGCTGATGGGACAGTTCTGGCCCGGGGGCTCACAGGAACGGCAGCAGTTTGGCGAAACCATCGACGTGATTCTCGAGCAAGGCTGCCTGGCCCGGCGGATTTGCGCGGCGACCGGTGAGAATCCGGCGCGCGAGAAGCTGGCGGAGGTATACCGCAAGCTCAGCGCGTGCCTTGCCGAGGGCCGCCAGTTTGTATTGTGAGAATCGCCAACTCGTCCTGAGCTGTGAGCACGCCGGAAACCGCGTACCGGCACAATTCGCGCGCCTTTTCGAAGACCAGCACGAATTGCTGGCCTCCCACCGAGGCTGGGACATGGGCGCCCATTCCCTGGCAAAATACCTGGCCAAACACACGGGCGCGCCGCTCCATGCAGTGACCGTCACGCGCCTGCTCATCGAGTGCAATCGCTCGCCTGCAAACCCGGCACGCTTTTCGGCGCTCGCGCGTCAGCTCTGCAAGCAGGATCGCGAGTGGCTGCACGAACACGTGTGGCGCCCGCATCACGATGCGCTTCATCTCGATATCGCCGCGCGCATCCGCAAAGGGCCGGTGCTGCACCTGAGCGTGC containing:
- a CDS encoding RimK family protein is translated as MRRLLIVSNPKNWKLRIPGVELVGAQDYLGKPEQFTGAGIRVYNLCRSYRYQTQGYYISLLAEARGHRPLPNVTTIQDLKNRSLIRFYSDELEDLIQKSLAHLQAKEFQLSIYFGRNVAKRYDRLAHALFNVFPAPLLRAEFVHGKEGWEMRRIGVISENEIPDTHHDFLNEAADRYFRRQPRPKKQQGARYDLAILYDPEEDPPTSDLRALKAFIKAGAKLGLAAELITKDDYGSLAEFDALFIRETTSVKNHTFRFSRRATAEGLVVIDDPESILKCMNKVYLAELMQRHKIRTPKTMVVHWDNAERVLEEMGLPCVLKQPDSAFSQGVVKAKTPEELKHEIERLLDSSELIIAQEFLPTDFDWRIGVLDQKPLYACKYFMARSHWQIYNHEKKGAAFSGEATTLAIEDVPAKVVDTAVKAANLIGDGLYGVDLKEVGGKVYVIEVNDNPSIEHNIEDEVIGEELYLRIMQSFLERIEKKRGRTQS
- a CDS encoding glutamate--cysteine ligase is translated as MIVDRQDLNVRPVTDSVLRKIAGEFVNEVERGPICWSNELALHVIEVKSNGPAPELGALAAQFQQGARDINEILESMDAMLLPTGAHPWMDPVRELRLWPHEYNPIYEAYNHIFHCQGHGWANLQSMHVNLPFSGDAEFARLHAAIRLALPILPALSASTPFLDGKRSPYFDARLDAYRHHMDAVPSLIGQVVPEPVYSREAYEREILGRIYKDLEPHDPEKVLMEEWANARGAIARFDRMAIEIRVLDTQECPQADLAIAAAASSLVRTLCEGRLADQAEQRAFPTGDLADIFTQTLTHAGDAIIDDRDYLELLGCTEKSITARELWRGLMGQFWPGGSQERQQFGETIDVILEQGCLARRICAATGENPAREKLAEVYRKLSACLAEGRQFVL
- a CDS encoding N-formylglutamate amidohydrolase; translation: MYCENRQLVLSCEHAGNRVPAQFARLFEDQHELLASHRGWDMGAHSLAKYLAKHTGAPLHAVTVTRLLIECNRSPANPARFSALARQLCKQDREWLHEHVWRPHHDALHLDIAARIRKGPVLHLSVHSFTPILDGKPRRADVALLYDPASKLECEFAGRWLSELAQIAPGLRLRRNYPYKGTSDGMTRLLRREFAGQPYAGVELEVSQALLRETTRKGRLHALLGDTLLDL